In Buchnera aphidicola (Brachycaudus tragopogonis), the following are encoded in one genomic region:
- the eno gene encoding phosphopyruvate hydratase, translating to MSKIIKVIAREIIDSRGNPTIESEVHLEGGFFGCASSPSGASTGSLEALELRDEDKNRFMGKGVKKAVTLINEKLSNALKNKNAQNQKNIDQIMIDLDGTINKSKFGANAILSVSLAVAKAAASSKRMPLYEHIAEINNTKGMFSMPLPMINIINGGKHASNNIDIQEFMIQPISAKTIKDAIRMGCEIFHALGQLLKEKRMSTTVGDEGGYAPNLKTNEEAFSIIQDAIHKKTKYKLGEDIRFAIDCAASELYNKKNKKYELKGEKSDFSSKEFTHYLEQISNKYPIVSIEDGQDESDWEGFLYQTNLLGKKIQLVGDDLFVTNTKILKKGIKKGIANSILIKLNQIGTLTETLEAINMAKQANYNVIISHRSGETEDTYIADLSVGTSSGQIKTGSMSRSDRTAKYNQLIRIEERLGKNAPFQGLNGIKLTF from the coding sequence ATGTCTAAAATTATTAAAGTTATCGCTCGTGAAATAATAGATTCTCGAGGCAATCCTACTATAGAATCTGAAGTACATTTAGAAGGCGGATTTTTTGGATGTGCTTCTTCTCCCTCTGGAGCTTCAACAGGCTCTTTAGAAGCATTAGAATTACGAGATGAAGATAAAAATAGATTTATGGGAAAAGGAGTAAAAAAAGCAGTTACATTAATTAATGAAAAATTATCGAATGCGTTAAAAAATAAAAATGCTCAAAATCAAAAAAATATTGATCAAATTATGATTGATTTAGATGGTACGATCAATAAGTCTAAATTTGGTGCAAATGCTATTTTATCTGTATCTTTAGCGGTTGCAAAAGCAGCTGCTTCATCTAAAAGAATGCCTTTGTATGAACATATTGCAGAAATTAATAATACAAAAGGTATGTTTTCTATGCCTCTTCCTATGATTAACATTATTAATGGTGGAAAACACGCTAGTAATAATATTGATATTCAAGAATTCATGATTCAACCAATTAGCGCAAAAACAATAAAAGATGCTATACGTATGGGATGTGAGATATTTCATGCGTTAGGTCAACTACTAAAAGAAAAAAGAATGAGTACAACAGTAGGAGATGAAGGTGGATATGCCCCCAACTTAAAAACTAATGAAGAAGCTTTCAGCATTATTCAAGATGCTATACACAAAAAAACTAAATATAAATTAGGTGAAGATATACGATTTGCTATAGACTGTGCTGCATCTGAATTATATAATAAAAAGAACAAAAAATACGAATTGAAAGGAGAAAAAAGTGATTTTTCTTCGAAGGAATTTACTCATTATCTAGAACAAATATCTAATAAATATCCTATTGTATCTATTGAAGATGGACAAGATGAATCTGATTGGGAGGGTTTTTTATATCAAACAAATCTCTTAGGAAAAAAAATACAACTAGTAGGAGATGATCTATTTGTTACTAATACAAAAATTTTAAAAAAAGGCATTAAAAAAGGTATTGCAAATTCTATATTAATTAAATTAAACCAAATTGGTACACTAACAGAAACTCTTGAAGCTATAAATATGGCAAAACAAGCAAATTATAATGTAATTATCTCTCATCGATCAGGTGAAACAGAAGACACATATATAGCTGATTTATCTGTCGGAACATCATCAGGACAAATTAAAACTGGTTCTATGAGTCGCTCAGATAGAACAGCTAAATATAACCAATTAATTAGAATAGAAGAAAGATTAGGTAAAAACGCACCTTTTCAAGGATTAAATGGAATTAAACTTACATTTTAA
- the queE gene encoding 7-carboxy-7-deazaguanine synthase QueE yields MNYPINEMFQTIQGEGYYTGTPAIFIRLQGCPIHCKWCDTKYTWKCLSENKISYEELIKKTTSNQKWSYINITKILKNIQIKEWTAKHVVITGGEPCIYNLLDLTEKLEEKGFKCQIETSGTKKIKCSENTWVTVSPKKDQKTLHTSILRSNEIKYPILKEEDLLYLEKILLIVQNKKYRVFLQPISQNQQALEICIKYCTIKNWRLSIQLHKYLLIR; encoded by the coding sequence ATGAATTATCCAATTAACGAAATGTTTCAAACAATACAAGGTGAAGGTTATTATACTGGAACTCCAGCAATCTTTATTCGATTACAAGGCTGTCCAATTCATTGCAAATGGTGTGATACTAAATATACATGGAAATGTTTAAGTGAAAATAAAATTTCTTATGAAGAATTAATTAAAAAAACAACATCGAACCAAAAATGGAGTTATATTAACATAACAAAAATTCTTAAAAATATTCAAATAAAAGAATGGACCGCTAAACATGTAGTAATCACTGGTGGAGAACCATGTATATATAATTTGTTAGATCTTACTGAAAAATTAGAAGAAAAAGGATTTAAATGTCAAATAGAAACTAGTGGAACTAAAAAAATTAAATGTTCTGAAAATACTTGGGTAACAGTGTCACCTAAAAAAGACCAAAAAACATTACACACATCCATATTACGTTCTAATGAGATTAAATATCCTATTTTAAAAGAAGAAGATTTGTTGTATTTAGAAAAAATTTTATTAATAGTCCAGAACAAAAAATATCGAGTTTTTTTACAACCAATTAGTCAAAATCAACAAGCATTAGAAATCTGTATAAAATATTGTACAATAAAAAATTGGCGACTTTCTATACAATTACATAAATATCTTTTAATCAGATAA
- the queD gene encoding 6-carboxytetrahydropterin synthase QueD — protein MKTTIFKNFYLEAAHYLPYVPREHKCRRLHGHSFLIRIEIEGEIEKRTGWIIDFSDLKTIFQPIYKQLDHHFLNRIPGLENPTSENLAKWIWIRLKPNLPLLSTIIIQETCTSGCIYKGDNKIKK, from the coding sequence ATGAAAACTACTATATTTAAAAATTTTTATTTAGAAGCCGCACATTACTTGCCCTATGTTCCTAGAGAGCACAAATGTAGAAGATTACATGGTCATTCTTTTTTAATTCGTATAGAAATAGAAGGTGAGATTGAAAAAAGAACTGGTTGGATAATAGATTTTTCTGATTTAAAAACAATCTTTCAACCTATTTATAAACAATTAGATCATCATTTTTTAAATCGTATACCTGGTTTAGAAAATCCTACTAGTGAAAACTTAGCCAAATGGATTTGGATTCGTTTAAAGCCAAATTTACCTCTTTTAAGTACTATAATCATTCAAGAAACTTGTACATCAGGTTGTATTTATAAAGGTGATAATAAAATTAAAAAATAA
- a CDS encoding peptidoglycan DD-metalloendopeptidase family protein: MNISNKNFFGIFQEDRFKMFYVVKPKDTLYSIAKKSGHSYYELSKVNFIKKPYKIMIGQKIWIGDFLINEIKNNCFIINLNKNDKKKYTACQTIFNKKFEASSFFKKYIQYKTSKICLFCNKIVNNKKYFNSDKKWDWPIKSKHIRYEYDDKSTNKEIEFFGFKGQPVFAAASGKVVFITDMFKKYGRLIILKHNQNYHSIYAFNDMILVKQEEKVSINQQISTMGLSQKKTAQLYFEIRYKGKSINPLNVLSKNDIKE, translated from the coding sequence TTGAATATTAGTAATAAAAATTTTTTTGGTATTTTTCAAGAAGATCGATTTAAAATGTTTTATGTTGTTAAACCAAAAGACACTCTTTATTCCATTGCTAAAAAATCTGGCCATAGTTATTATGAATTGTCTAAAGTAAATTTTATTAAAAAACCTTATAAAATCATGATAGGTCAAAAAATATGGATAGGAGATTTTTTAATAAATGAAATTAAGAATAATTGCTTTATTATAAATTTAAATAAAAATGATAAAAAAAAATATACTGCTTGCCAAACAATATTTAACAAAAAATTTGAAGCTTCAAGTTTTTTTAAAAAATATATACAATATAAAACAAGTAAAATATGTTTGTTTTGTAACAAAATAGTTAATAACAAAAAATATTTTAACTCAGATAAAAAATGGGACTGGCCTATTAAAAGTAAACATATTCGATATGAATATGATGATAAATCAACTAATAAAGAAATAGAATTTTTTGGCTTTAAAGGGCAACCTGTTTTTGCTGCAGCTTCAGGAAAAGTAGTATTTATTACTGACATGTTTAAAAAATATGGTCGATTAATTATTTTAAAACATAATCAAAATTATCATAGTATTTATGCTTTTAATGATATGATTTTAGTAAAACAAGAAGAGAAAGTAAGTATAAATCAACAAATTTCGACAATGGGATTATCTCAGAAGAAAACAGCACAATTGTATTTTGAAATACGTTACAAAGGAAAATCTATAAATCCATTGAATGTTTTATCTAAAAATGATATAAAAGAATGA
- the ispF gene encoding 2-C-methyl-D-erythritol 2,4-cyclodiphosphate synthase, whose product MRIGYGFDLHAFGSKKPLIIGGVLIPFKQGLIAHSNGDVLIHSIIDALLGATAMGDIGTFFPSSNQKYKNIDSRILLKNIWKRIQLKNYDICNIDTTIIAEYPKLSSYIFFMRSNLSLDLNTKIDNISVKTTTSKMIGCIGRAEGIACHAAIILIKNKK is encoded by the coding sequence ATGAGAATTGGATATGGTTTTGATCTACATGCTTTTGGAAGTAAAAAACCATTGATTATTGGTGGCGTTTTAATTCCTTTTAAACAAGGTCTTATTGCTCATTCTAACGGTGATGTGTTGATACATTCTATAATTGATGCATTATTAGGTGCTACTGCCATGGGTGATATTGGAACTTTTTTTCCTAGTAGCAATCAAAAATATAAAAATATTGATAGTAGAATACTACTAAAAAATATTTGGAAAAGAATTCAATTAAAAAATTATGATATATGTAATATTGATACTACGATTATTGCAGAATATCCAAAATTGTCTTCTTATATATTTTTTATGAGATCTAATTTATCACTGGATCTAAATACTAAAATAGATAATATTAGTGTTAAAACTACAACGTCTAAAATGATAGGATGTATTGGAAGAGCAGAAGGGATTGCTTGTCACGCTGCTATAATTCTTATAAAGAATAAAAAATAA
- the ispD gene encoding 2-C-methyl-D-erythritol 4-phosphate cytidylyltransferase yields MILVSSLRPKIIAIVPAAGIGSRMKLDLPKQYIKIHNRTILEHTLKTLLLHPNIIRIVVSLNQKDDYFHKLSISSHCRVTSVVGGKKRINSVLSGLKIAKHANWIIVHDAVRPCLSYHDLKKLISIIKNNPVGGFLAKPVSDTIKYSNFKKNKSLYTVHRENLWHALTPQLFQINILKYCLRKIIKDKISITDEASALEYCGYHPLLVSGSCNNIKITSPEDLVFAEFYLKTCMKNE; encoded by the coding sequence ATGATATTAGTGAGCTCATTAAGACCCAAAATTATAGCTATAGTTCCAGCTGCAGGCATAGGTAGTAGAATGAAATTAGATTTACCAAAACAATATATAAAAATTCACAATCGTACTATACTTGAACATACTTTAAAAACATTATTATTACATCCTAACATAATTCGTATTGTTGTTAGTTTAAATCAGAAAGATGATTATTTTCATAAGTTGTCTATATCATCGCATTGTCGTGTCACTTCTGTTGTAGGTGGAAAAAAAAGAATAAATTCAGTTTTATCAGGATTAAAAATAGCAAAACATGCTAATTGGATTATAGTACATGATGCTGTTCGTCCTTGTTTAAGTTATCACGATTTAAAAAAATTAATATCTATTATTAAGAATAATCCAGTAGGTGGCTTTTTAGCAAAACCTGTATCTGATACCATTAAATATAGTAATTTTAAAAAAAATAAATCTTTATATACTGTACATAGAGAAAATTTATGGCATGCATTAACTCCTCAATTATTTCAAATCAATATATTAAAATACTGTTTAAGAAAAATTATTAAAGATAAAATTTCTATTACAGATGAAGCATCAGCACTAGAATATTGTGGGTATCATCCATTGTTAGTCTCAGGGAGTTGTAATAATATTAAAATTACTTCTCCAGAAGACTTAGTTTTTGCAGAGTTTTATTTAAAAACATGCATGAAAAATGAATAA
- a CDS encoding septum formation initiator family protein, whose product MRILKIFLLFLLIWFQYSLWLGKNGVLDYVKIYKKVIKEKKNNADLDIRNNQIILEIENLNNSLKNNNV is encoded by the coding sequence ATGAGAATATTAAAGATATTTTTATTATTTTTACTTATTTGGTTCCAATATTCTCTTTGGTTAGGAAAAAACGGTGTTTTAGATTATGTAAAAATCTATAAAAAAGTTATAAAAGAAAAAAAAAATAACGCAGATCTTGATATTCGTAATAATCAAATAATATTAGAAATTGAAAATTTAAATAATAGTCTTAAAAACAATAATGTTTAG
- the cysC gene encoding adenylyl-sulfate kinase, with protein sequence MNSNYQSNIFWQKNLITRVKREQKYGHKSIVIWFTGLSGSGKSSIANYLEKILFNNNFHTCVLDGDNIRSGLCSDLSFKMIDRIENIRRIGEVAKIMLEIGIITLVSVISPYRHQRNMISNMLGKQNILEIFVNTPINICEDRDPKKLYKKVRAGIISNFTGINDVYEIPENPDLTLDGTDSLKKNSKKIIKILYDNSITSSIEID encoded by the coding sequence ATGAATAGTAACTATCAAAGTAATATTTTTTGGCAGAAAAATTTAATTACGCGTGTTAAACGTGAACAAAAATATGGTCATAAATCAATTGTAATATGGTTTACTGGATTATCGGGTTCTGGGAAATCTAGTATTGCTAATTATTTAGAAAAAATATTATTTAACAATAATTTTCATACTTGTGTACTCGATGGCGATAATATTAGATCTGGATTGTGTTCAGATTTGAGTTTTAAAATGATTGATCGCATAGAAAATATTAGACGTATTGGTGAAGTGGCAAAAATAATGTTAGAGATTGGTATTATAACATTAGTATCAGTTATTTCTCCATATAGACACCAAAGAAATATGATTAGTAATATGTTAGGAAAACAAAATATTTTAGAAATATTTGTAAATACTCCAATTAATATATGCGAGGATCGTGATCCTAAAAAATTATATAAAAAAGTTCGTGCTGGAATTATATCTAATTTCACTGGTATTAATGATGTATATGAAATTCCAGAAAATCCTGATTTGACTTTAGATGGCACAGATTCTTTAAAAAAAAATTCTAAAAAAATAATTAAAATATTGTATGATAATAGTATAACATCTTCCATTGAAATAGATTAA
- the cysN gene encoding sulfate adenylyltransferase subunit CysN: protein MNINKKNNFQEWLDLHQKKTLLKFLTCGSVDDGKSTLIGRLLHDTQQIYDDQLSSLKSDSKRHGTQGNKIDLALIVDGLQSEREQGITIDVAYRYFSTNKRKFIIADTPGHEQYTRNMVTGASTCDLSIVLVDARKGLSEQTYRHSFISTLLGIKYLIIAINKMDLVNYKEEVFINIKKKFLLFSKKLPDDLNIFFIPISALVGENIVFKNNLLPWYNGLTLLKILETIKIERKNNSEEIRFPVQYINRPNSEFRGYSGMLLSGTIYVGQFIKILPININSSISRIVTFDKNLDKAEIGEPITIVLKDEIDVNRGDFFVNIDSSLCPSQEAIIDIVWMTDNLLLIGESYNVKMSGKKTRVYIKEILFKRDVNTLIKTKTNSLSLNSIGRIKIVFSEPMIFDNYDNNRMTGNIIFIDLLSNITVGAGMIKSNLAIKKSILYNNEKDFEIDFHAFISKHFPHWNIPELVVKKVSS from the coding sequence ATGAATATTAACAAAAAAAATAATTTTCAAGAATGGTTAGATTTGCATCAAAAGAAAACTTTATTAAAATTCTTAACATGTGGAAGTGTAGATGATGGCAAAAGTACATTAATTGGTCGTTTATTACATGATACGCAACAAATTTATGATGATCAATTATCTTCGTTAAAGAGCGATAGTAAACGTCATGGAACACAAGGAAATAAAATTGATTTAGCACTTATAGTTGATGGATTACAATCTGAGCGAGAACAAGGGATAACAATTGATGTAGCTTATCGCTATTTTTCTACTAACAAAAGAAAATTTATAATTGCAGATACTCCTGGTCATGAACAATATACTCGTAACATGGTAACTGGAGCGTCTACTTGTGATTTATCTATTGTGTTAGTTGATGCTAGAAAAGGTTTATCAGAACAAACTTACCGACATAGTTTTATTTCTACTTTACTGGGAATTAAATATTTAATTATTGCTATTAATAAAATGGATTTAGTAAACTACAAAGAAGAAGTATTTATTAATATAAAAAAAAAATTTCTTCTCTTTTCTAAAAAACTTCCAGATGATTTAAATATTTTTTTTATTCCTATATCTGCTTTAGTTGGTGAAAATATTGTTTTTAAAAATAATTTGTTGCCTTGGTATAATGGCTTAACATTATTAAAAATTTTAGAAACAATAAAAATTGAACGTAAAAACAATTCAGAAGAAATAAGGTTTCCAGTTCAATATATCAATCGTCCTAATTCAGAATTTCGGGGATATTCTGGGATGCTATTATCTGGTACAATTTATGTTGGACAATTCATTAAAATATTACCTATTAATATAAATTCTTCTATTTCTAGAATCGTTACTTTTGATAAAAATTTAGATAAAGCTGAAATTGGTGAACCCATTACAATAGTTTTAAAAGATGAAATAGACGTTAATCGAGGAGATTTTTTTGTAAATATTGATTCTTCTTTATGTCCATCTCAAGAAGCTATTATTGATATAGTTTGGATGACAGACAATCTATTATTAATAGGAGAATCATATAATGTCAAGATGTCTGGAAAAAAAACACGTGTTTATATAAAAGAAATTTTATTTAAAAGAGATGTTAATACTTTAATAAAAACAAAAACCAACTCTCTTTCTCTAAATAGTATTGGACGAATAAAAATAGTATTTAGCGAGCCTATGATTTTTGATAATTATGATAATAATCGTATGACAGGTAACATAATTTTTATCGATTTGTTATCAAACATCACAGTAGGTGCAGGAATGATAAAAAGTAATTTAGCAATAAAAAAAAGCATATTATATAATAATGAAAAAGATTTCGAAATAGATTTTCATGCTTTTATTTCTAAACATTTTCCTCATTGGAATATACCAGAATTGGTAGTAAAAAAGGTTTCTAGTTAA
- the cysD gene encoding sulfate adenylyltransferase subunit CysD, protein MFTKNTTHLRQLESESIYIMREVMADFQNPVMLYSIGKDSSVMLHLAKKAFYPGSVPFPLLHIDTGWKFKEMYTFRDHIANTSNVELIVHCNLKGKLLGLNPFEHGGSKYTDVMKTESLKEAINKYNFDAAFGGARRDEEKSRSKERIYSFRDSFHQWDPKKQRPELWWNYNGQINKGENIRVFPLSNWTELDIWQYIFIEKIEIVPLYFAAIRSVLERNGALIMVDDKRINILPNEVIKEKLVRFRTLGCWPLTSAIESEAKTLEEVIKETLTVKTSERTGRAIDHDQKSSMEFKKRQGYF, encoded by the coding sequence ATGTTTACAAAAAATACTACTCATTTACGTCAATTAGAATCAGAAAGTATTTATATTATGCGAGAAGTAATGGCAGATTTTCAAAATCCTGTCATGTTATATTCAATTGGAAAAGATTCTTCAGTTATGTTACATCTTGCAAAAAAAGCTTTTTATCCTGGATCTGTACCTTTTCCTTTATTGCATATAGATACTGGATGGAAGTTTAAAGAGATGTATACTTTTAGAGATCATATTGCTAATACTTCAAATGTAGAATTAATAGTACATTGTAATTTAAAAGGAAAATTATTAGGTTTGAATCCTTTTGAACACGGTGGTAGTAAATATACTGATGTCATGAAAACAGAAAGTTTAAAAGAAGCTATAAATAAATATAATTTTGATGCTGCTTTTGGTGGAGCAAGACGAGATGAAGAAAAATCAAGATCGAAGGAACGAATTTATTCTTTTCGTGATTCATTTCATCAATGGGATCCAAAAAAACAACGTCCTGAGTTATGGTGGAATTATAATGGTCAAATAAATAAAGGAGAAAATATTCGTGTTTTTCCACTTTCTAATTGGACTGAATTAGATATTTGGCAATATATTTTTATAGAGAAGATCGAAATTGTTCCTCTTTATTTTGCTGCTATCCGTTCAGTTTTAGAAAGAAATGGGGCATTAATAATGGTTGACGATAAACGTATTAATATTCTTCCTAATGAAGTAATAAAAGAAAAATTAGTTAGATTTCGTACTTTAGGGTGTTGGCCTTTAACTAGTGCGATTGAATCAGAAGCTAAAACTCTTGAAGAAGTAATTAAAGAGACTCTAACAGTTAAAACTAGTGAAAGAACAGGACGAGCTATTGATCATGATCAAAAAAGTTCAATGGAATTTAAAAAAAGACAAGGTTATTTTTAA
- the cysG gene encoding siroheme synthase CysG — protein sequence MNYLPIFVDLKNKNILVIGAGEVAFNKITLLLRAKAIVNVIAKELSSEVQHLLDQKKIVWLSKEFKPLFLNKIFLVIAATNNIQLNEYIFNVCNDSSILVNVVDEKIRCSFIFPSIIDRSPIIIAISSGGTAPVLLRFLREKIEAMLPIRIGEVAKIAGKWRERIKKHFTNFLDRRRFWEKLFKSIFVEHILNGKKSQAISVLKKSINEIDISSRKGEIILVGAGPGDSGLLTLRGLQVLQQADVVLYDYLISQEVLDLIRRDAKRICVGKRAGLKNITQDKINKLLISLAQKGKKVVRLKGGDPFIFGRGGEEIEAVKNANIDFQIVPGITSAIGIAAYTGIPLTHRKYAQGVIFITGHKSTNGFLNNWKILCDASYTLVIYMGTFQTNEISKTLIKFGRLKSTPIAIISEGTTINQKIVIGRLDNIEKMITPSVTPSLLIIGEVVLLHKKFAWFQN from the coding sequence GTGAATTATCTTCCTATTTTTGTAGATTTAAAAAATAAAAATATCTTAGTTATTGGCGCTGGAGAAGTGGCATTTAATAAGATTACACTATTGCTTCGAGCAAAAGCGATAGTTAATGTTATTGCAAAAGAATTGTCTTCTGAAGTACAACATCTTCTAGATCAAAAAAAAATAGTTTGGCTCTCTAAAGAGTTCAAACCATTGTTTTTAAATAAAATATTTTTAGTCATTGCAGCTACAAATAATATTCAATTAAATGAGTACATATTTAATGTATGTAATGATTCCTCTATATTAGTAAACGTAGTTGATGAAAAAATAAGATGTTCTTTTATTTTTCCTTCTATTATTGATCGTTCTCCAATAATTATAGCTATTTCTTCTGGAGGCACAGCTCCTGTTTTATTACGTTTCTTACGTGAAAAAATTGAAGCGATGTTACCAATAAGAATTGGAGAAGTAGCTAAAATTGCAGGTAAATGGAGAGAAAGAATTAAAAAACATTTTACTAATTTTTTAGATAGACGTCGTTTTTGGGAAAAATTATTTAAGAGTATTTTTGTTGAACATATACTTAACGGAAAAAAAAGTCAAGCAATTAGTGTTTTAAAAAAAAGTATAAATGAAATTGACATTTCATCACGAAAAGGTGAAATTATCTTAGTAGGTGCTGGTCCAGGAGATAGTGGTTTATTAACTTTAAGAGGTCTTCAAGTATTACAGCAAGCAGATGTTGTTTTATACGATTATTTAATTTCCCAAGAAGTTTTAGATTTAATTCGTCGTGATGCAAAACGTATTTGTGTTGGAAAACGCGCTGGTTTAAAAAATATTACTCAAGATAAAATTAATAAACTATTAATATCTTTAGCGCAAAAAGGCAAAAAAGTAGTACGTTTAAAAGGTGGAGATCCTTTTATTTTTGGACGTGGTGGTGAAGAAATAGAAGCAGTAAAGAATGCAAATATTGATTTTCAAATTGTTCCAGGTATTACTTCTGCTATTGGTATAGCAGCATATACTGGAATACCATTAACACATCGTAAATATGCACAGGGCGTAATATTTATTACAGGTCATAAATCTACTAATGGTTTTTTAAATAACTGGAAAATATTATGCGATGCTTCTTATACTTTAGTAATATATATGGGAACCTTTCAAACTAATGAAATTTCTAAAACTCTTATTAAATTTGGGAGATTAAAATCAACACCAATAGCTATTATTAGTGAAGGTACAACAATTAATCAAAAAATTGTGATAGGACGTTTAGATAATATTGAAAAAATGATTACACCCAGTGTAACTCCGTCTCTTTTAATTATTGGAGAGGTCGTACTTTTACATAAAAAATTTGCATGGTTTCAAAATTAA
- a CDS encoding phosphoadenylyl-sulfate reductase, translating into MSKLNIKNIELLNSQKKNKMLSELNCLISNYSAEERISWALKNLPSVHIMSSSFGIQSIVLLDLVIAQKPDIPIILIDTGYLFPQTYNFIDFLTKKFNLNIQVFRSTISPAWQEARYGKLWTKGIKGINFYNDINKVQPMNFALKQLSAQTWFAGLRRDQSKSRKLLPFLSIQKGVFKILPILDWSNNKIYQYFKTKNLDVHPLSKDGYSSLGDIHTTSKHISGMLEEETRFFGLKRECGLHENKP; encoded by the coding sequence ATGTCAAAATTGAATATTAAGAATATTGAATTATTAAATTCTCAAAAAAAAAATAAGATGTTATCTGAATTGAATTGTTTAATATCAAATTATTCTGCGGAAGAACGTATTTCTTGGGCATTAAAAAATTTACCTTCTGTACATATTATGTCATCTAGTTTCGGTATTCAATCAATAGTTTTGTTAGATTTAGTAATCGCACAAAAACCTGATATTCCTATTATTTTAATTGATACGGGTTATTTATTTCCTCAAACATATAATTTTATTGATTTTTTAACCAAAAAATTTAATTTAAATATACAAGTTTTTAGATCAACAATATCTCCAGCATGGCAAGAAGCACGATATGGGAAATTATGGACAAAAGGAATAAAAGGTATTAATTTTTATAATGATATTAATAAAGTACAACCAATGAATTTTGCTTTAAAGCAGTTGTCAGCACAAACATGGTTTGCTGGATTACGTCGTGATCAATCAAAAAGTCGAAAATTGTTACCATTTCTTTCTATTCAAAAAGGAGTTTTTAAAATATTACCTATATTAGATTGGTCTAATAATAAAATATATCAATATTTTAAAACAAAAAATTTAGATGTTCATCCGTTGTCAAAAGATGGATACTCTTCTCTCGGAGATATACATACTACTTCAAAGCATATATCTGGGATGCTAGAAGAGGAAACTCGTTTTTTTGGATTAAAACGTGAATGTGGTTTGCATGAAAATAAACCTTAA